Genomic window (Daucus carota subsp. sativus chromosome 5, DH1 v3.0, whole genome shotgun sequence):
AATTATCAACTTCGCAGACGAAGCTAAGATGTTACACAAGGATGCCAATGCTCAACATTATAAGGTAATAAACCTTGAAGCTATGGCAGCTGTATATGAGGGAAATGTTGAGAATGCCATGGATAGGTTGGTTCTCATGGAGCTCAAATGGAAGCAGCGGGTCGAGTCACTAGACTATTGAGTACTGTCCAGTGTCCGTGAAGCACAATGTATACTtgtgcctttttttttttccaaggcAGAGACAGTGAAAGGGTTGTCATCTTGAATCCGAGCTTCTTATATCTTAGCAATCAATTGTTTAACGTTGTAATCAGATAAGCCATGTGTGTAAAGAATCCTGTTGCACAGCTAATAGATACATCACAGGTAGTGTTGCCCCATTTTCTCTGTGTTGAAGCTTCACTGAGATAACAGCAAGTCATATATGAGGccttttatgttgtgtttggttggggagaatggaatggaatggaatgaaatgagtaaaaaatacttgaaactaatagagatgtgaagaaagttttgaaaatttttgaaagagtgcaaaattgctatgatgagatttgagaagaaaatgaGAATGAGAGAGAAtgaagcattccatctcaaatggaaGGGGTGACATCTAACATATGATGTAGGGAATGGAATGAAGGAAGGAATGAAAGTTCTTAAAAATCAtccataagatagttcatttttcattccattccttccggaatcattcaccccaaccaaacacaacataaaaggCCTCATATATGGTAGCTCTCTTGATGCACATTAAAACAATAACATTAACATGTCTCTggttaatatttgtaattttaataattaaaattaaaaattaaaaatttacgAAATAACAGTACTCAATATagtttattgatttttaaaattattattttacaaaacaataccatttcaataaattttatttgagttGAATTTTTCCTCAAATAAATAAGGTTTACAAGAAGGTACAACTCAAGAGATTATATTACATACTCAACATATttagataaataatatataacatatctgatgtattttttgataatttatgtAAATTATATGCATTTATGTAACTTCTTCATATTAGCAAACCGATGAAGACATGCCTAAAGTAAAGTTCGGAATATCGAGATATAGAAATCAaagtataaaagaaaaaattacaaaaaaaaaattatgtaagcACAAATTACTAGTTTATTTTTGCTCACTATAGTCATACATTTTAACACCACACATTCAAATTGAACGTAGATGaaaaacctaaaaaaaaaaaacagaatcaATCAACTAAAGATTGGAGGAAGAATAAAGGAAAAATACAAGATCATTAAGAATGTGTTATGTGTATAAGTAATTGCCAATTAGGAGAAATTTGATTAGTTGTCAAAGAAATCATCACTCACATATACACATATTCTTACAATTTTCTGTTATACTTGTACAAAAAGATGAAAtagtaaaaattagaaaatattgaGTGAAAAGATTTTTTCACTATCACGCAGTAACAAACATGGGTGACAGATATATGTGCAATTGTAAGTTAAAAATTCAAAACGAGAATATTAGAATCACTGAGCGTGAGGTGTCTAATGTTCTTGACAAAATGATTTTTAGAGTCGCATCTATTATGTCAGTTCTTTCTCCGTCGTGAAAACAGGGTAATGCGTCGTTTTTATGTTTAACACCAACGTATATTAAGATTGTGATATACAACCGACGTTTAAAGTATACAATATGCGTCGCCTTTAGAAAATCCGACACCTAACACTATCTATAGTATTGGCCTTCTGTTTAACCGACGCTGTAGGTTATAGTTTATGCGTCACTTTGACTCAACGGCCGCTTtaggttaaaaaaaatataatcaagctTGAGGCCGGCCAGTAATGAAACTATAGAAGCCAAGATTAACAAGTTTGCAGATGAAGCTGAGGTGTTACATGCTCAAAATTATAAAGTACTGCTTATTTGGGGGTCACAGCTGCGTGTAGAATCCTCGCAATCAATTTTTAAACACTATCAataacataaaatcaaaatagtatcagcaaatttttttttttaatgaattttacaaGCATAAAAAGGATAAAAGGAGTTTGTTTCTTCAACTTGTTTGAAAATCTAGGTATCTGATTTTTCGAAGAGAAGCCCATAATAATATTCCTTTTTAATCAAGAACATTCAACATATATAACACGTCTAAAGAAGCCATGTAGTGAAGAATCAACAAATATGAGCTTAACAGcgacaattaaaaaaaaagcagAGTTTTGACTGTCCTAGAGAGATGTTTTACATAGGAATTCTAAAgctcaattatattttatctgaaCCAAATTTTACCAGACCACTGGCTTTCAAGTTAAAACTCTGAAACCTCAATTCAACAATAAAGAAATTTTCtcaatattgtttttttttatcccaaaaatcacaataaataaacTTGGTCGGTTCATCCACTCTCTCATGATGTGTTCCCTGAAAAACTAATCGCGGGTTCCTCTCTCGACATGACAGGGGTCGGTATTCATATGCAATTCAAATCTTGAAACCTCTTATCATCTGGGGTCCTAGTTAGTTGCATGACTCTCATTTCTTTTAAGACTTTCATTTTAATGCTCTAACATTAGGACGACAATTTCACTAGTGTTCACTTAATGAAATAGAATGAGAGGAGAATGGAACACAAGTTTTAATTGAGAGAAAAGCAACATTGGACATCCGAAGCACACATGTAGTACAACGTTTGCATGTTTGAGAACAACACTTGTACACCCTTCTGCTAGGCTATACTAGCTAAGTCTTCCTCATTCCTGCATTGTTTTATGGACCCAATGGGAAGAGGATTGGAATATTATCTAAATATGTTGAAATACttgcaaaaaatttcaaaaccaaAGAAAATCTTATTAACTATCATACACCTATGCAAAAAaataaccaattaattaatataatatcattatctACCACAAAagcatgatataatttttttgatcccTTGTTTCTAAAATAAATTCTCCATATGCCCTAGACGAGCTATTATATATTCTCAAATCTAGGAAAGTTAAATCAAGCTAGTCATGAATTCCatgtattataattatatttattcttgtCAGTATACTGCAGGAGTCATTACTACAGTAATGCATATTTTACCAACTCATACCTGCTCCTGATAATAAGCTTGTTACCAAAAGGTTAAGCTCGAAGGAGTATGACTACAATTACAAAACTAGCTAGTTAACTATAGAACATAATTTAACTGACATTACGCCAAGGAGTTGTAGTTTTTGGCTGATTTGCATCTTTTCGATAAAATTGTACATATCATCGATCAATATAATAAAGTAGATTTTGCAGTTAAATTGTTAACACATAAAGAAGTCAGGTATGATAAGATGACCTTCCAAAAAATAAGATGGTCATAGTCTTCTCCCTTGCTATGATGGGTGTCCTTTGTCGTCTCTCTGAATTTAATCTTTAAGaattaaagaataaataaaaacctttttttaatagaatagCCAAAGAGATAGGGTAATATCCATGCACTTGACATCTAATATTATTGTGCAAAATGCTAGAGACTACACTGTTCTCAAAAcaatttcattaaattaattgttcatgtatatatatcaacAGCACCcattaaattttacattttactatcacatcataatttattatttacttgcCACAATAGTATATATGGAGAATGTAGAGTCTGAGAGATGTAatcataaaatatacttttcattCTAGTGCAGTCAATATAGGAGTTATAGATATAAGTTCACTAACGATAACATTTGTTGTtgacaatataatataaaaaagtctTTTAAGTATGCTAATAGCACACAATATATAATAActgattattaattaaaatgaataattttattggtgaagatttttatatatcattataaacCAGCAATGTAGGGGCTTAGTGACAAATATAACACCTGTAATCATGAGCGACAACTTTTAATCATAACTAGTGTGGTTAGTATTGGACCCACTGACATATAATAATCGTGAATAGTGTTCCATTTATTTTTGACCATAGTACCCATAAAGGTCCTAGGGACAGGCATGAAAGTTGTACAAATCgggttatatataaaataggcgTTTGTTGTtgtcaatataatataaaatctagCGGGCCttacttaaataatttattaatctgAGACAAGTTGAAGAACTAGTTGAGTCGAGCTGCAGAATGGAGAGACAAAAGCAAGAGTTAATTCAGTATATTACTTGATATACTAGAGACCCACACTGTTCATGTATATATAGCAACCACACCCATTAAAATCTTTCATTCTACTATCACATCATcatcttattatttatttttcacagTAGTAAGGTGAATGTAGGGCGTGAGAAtcatacaatttatttttcatcATAGTGCGGTCATTGTAGGGCCCCACAGATATAACAGTTGTATTCACTAACGTTTGTTGttgcaaatataatataaaagaatttttctagtgtgtgctcataaTACAGTACACACGTTAacaactaatttttaattaagtgGAACATATTTATCGGTGAAGATTTTTCTTCATGCAGagtcattattattaatgagatgagagtacataaatatatatatgccacCCACCTAAAGAGTGGCTTTCACACTAGCAAttgtgaatataaatttattatagagACCATCAATGTAGGGCCTAGTGACAAATATAACGGCTGTAATCATGAGCGATACCTTAGTCATATTGTGGTTAGTATAGGGGCCTATTGACAGCTATAATTGTGAATAGTATctggtttattttttttaccgtAATGCCCATAAAACTACCTAGAGACAGGTGTAATCATAAAAATTGTACAAACACGTGTTTGTtgtcaatataatataaaatctagCGGGCCTTGCCTGGATAATGGAGAAACAAACACATGAGTTAATTGAGTATATAGCAATCACACCCATTAAAATCTTCCATTCTACTATCACATCATcatcttattatttatttttcataatagtaAGGTGAATGTGTAGGGCGTGAGAAATGTCATCATAAAGTTTACTTTTAATCATAGTGCGTTCATTGTACGTAGGACCCCACAAATATAACAGTAAAAATTGTATCATTAACGTTTGTTGTTGCAAATATAACATAAagagtttttctagtgtgtgcccatataTAACACAAGCTAacaactaatttttaattaagtgGAACATATTTATTGGTGAAGATTTTTCTTTATATAGGGTCATTATCATTAATGAGATGggagtacataaaaatatgCCACCTACCCAAAAAGTGGCGTTCACACTAGCAAttgtgaatataaatttattatagacGGTCAATTTATGGGCCTACTGTCTACTGATAAATATAACGGCTGtaatcttattatttatttttcacaataGTAAGGTGAATGTAGGACGTGAGAAATGTCATCATAAAGTTTAATTTTCATCAAGGGCTCACAGACAGTTGTATTCAATAACGTTTGTTGTTGCAGATTTATACATTACAAATGGGCACGACTTTTTATGTTAAAGGACATCATGTCTTGACTACAAAAACTCACCTTTGATCATCATTTTATTCACAAGTTGAACAAAACCAAAAAAccaagaaagaagaagaagaaaagggagaagaagaaaaagaaggaaGGAAGGATCGAATATATCAAACATCAAAACAAAGTAAGCTAGTTGCGTCGAGGTGCAGAATGGAGAGAAAAACACAAGAGTTAGTTGCTTCGAGGAGTAGAATAGAGAGGtctagaaaaagaaaacaactaTATCAACTTGATGGTTCTGATTCATTTGATTCATCTACTAGCAAAGATGCTTATAAGCCTAGACGTCGTAAaattgtaagttttttttttcaaacttatAATCACGAACGAAACCCCCCAATTCTGATATATCTATGAACCAAAAGACTTTTTTTTAACatgattcaaaattatttcTGTGAATTTTGTGATTCAACTTTGACTTAATTAATTGAtgatagatctaaagaaaaTACACAAttgaattgattatttatttaatatctcGTGTACAGGAGAAAAATAGGAGTGGCGGTGAACAGAAGTACTGCCATCAGTGCAAAAGAAATGATGGGCATGTTGTGACCTGCAACAGATGTGAGAGGAAACGATATTGTACTTCGTGTATTTCAAAAAAGTATGTTtatctgtttttcttttttattgatAGAAAAATAATTAGAGTGATCTAGCGTttgatgattaattaatttatgagaAAAGgtagtaattttatataatagcaatgacatataaattatatatttcaattattaaaattatatgtatatcaatTATATGGAATTTTTTATCCAACCACTTACCTATTAATATGTTTTATCTCAATTACAATATCTATATGAGTTTGTATCCGGTTATGAGTATAGGAAGTTTTTGAAGTTGGCTcaacaaattaatatttgttagaATTTAAGATTTAAGAACGTATATTCAACCATTGTACATTGGTACTGTGTAAAcactaaacaaaacaaaatttgagTGTTGAAGTGGAAAGTAATAATTTTTGTGGTCTTTCCACATTGATGGGTTGCTTGCATTTAATATCTGGTTTTTGCTTCTTCGTTTATAAACAGCTATCCCCAGATGAATGAGGAGGATTTTCTTATGGAATGTCCTTTCTGCCGAGACATTtgcaattgcaagagttgtttGCGCTTGGAATTGCCCGAAAAGGTTTGTTTCTTTGACATTTTAACTTCAATCATCAATGAATTCATCAAGGTATTCATGAGGCTTATCATGGCTATATaacctatatatatactattttcGATGTTTTTTCCAGAACGAAACAAGGATGAGCGAAGGAGACAAAAAGAATTACGCAAAGTATCTCCTGCGACGGCTTCTTCCATATGTGAAACAAATTAACGAAGAGCAAAGTTTGGAAAAAGAGATGGAGGCACAAATTCGAGGTACACTACAACAAACTGGGCTATTTACGACGTAAACTGATATATGGTTATATtacttaatatatataagtatctGTTGACTGCGTTTCTTTTGCTCGATTCTTTTTCATTACTCTCGTTTCCTGTAGTTAAATCTATTAATTTCACTTTACTATATATTAAGATAGAATGTATTAATTAAATGGTTGCTCCAGTTTGATTAGGGCAGGTTTTCCATTTCTAGTCATTTTAACTTGTATTGTATTATTTTCCCCAGGGTTGCCATTTTCTGAGGTCAAAGTGCAGCAAGCAGACTGCTATGTTAATGAGCGTCTAAATTGGTAAGATTTTGAATATTCTCCTCCCTGCTGTTAACTGCATGCCTTCTGCAGTTGTGCTTAATTAGTAAAGCAATGTTCTATGCAGCAACTGGTGCGAAACTTCGATTGCTGACTACCACCGGAGCTGCACAAAATGTCCGTATGATCTATGCATCTCCTGTTGCCGGGACTTGCGTGCTGGCTCTTTGCAAGCAGGTCATCCGGGAAGCATGAATCAATATAAGAACCCGGGGGTGGGGTACTTACATGGTGAAACATGTAAACCAGCTCGAAGCAATAGAACTGTGGGCACATCGACTGCAACAAAGGACGGTGGTTCCCGCGGGAAGGCAAAATTACCTGAATGGAGGCCTAACAAGGATGGCAGCATCTCTTGTCCACCGGAGAGTTTGGGTGGGTGTGGAAAAGGTATTCTGAGGCTGAACCAGGTCTTGCGAGACGGTTGGCTTTCAAACGTGATATTGAAAGCTGAAGAATTATGCCAACAGTATAATCTGGATGGCATGCCAGATCCCACACACGGGTGCTCCTGTTGTGATTTGGCAGCTGGTGATGACACGGCCACAGAGAAAATACGGAAAGCTATAGACATTCAAGCCGGAGATCACAAGCATTTTCAGGCGCACTGGTCAAAAGGCGAACCGGTGATTGTGACTGGGGGACTTGACAGAACATATGGTCTAAGCTGGGAACCGATGGTGATGTCTCGAGCAATGCATGATAAGTCCCGTACCGGTGTGACTGTCTTGAATTGTTTGAACTGGTGCAAGGTAAGTTTGTTTCTTGTTTTTATAGTATATACAGTTTTTTCTGTCTTGTTTCACAAAAAAacatttacatttatagtgtaTTATGAATAACCTAGAAAACAAGGAGTCTTCACCCACCTGCCGCACTGCGTACTCGATTCTTGACGATTTTTGGGTGCTCGGGGATTGCTGAAGattctttttaataattaattgtgtGATTTAGTTGAATACTCTACACTTATACTACCTTGTCATGTGATAATTGTGgtcttaaataattatattgtaaacTGTTATGGATattgaacttatttatttaattattcggtattaatataaatataactcttgaaatatatatatatatatatatatatatatatatatatatatatacttaatatatacttttaatatattaatatttgttgaatccccTCGTACCCGAATCCCCATTTGAAATTTACTGAATTCTCATATCCATGTACCACGTACTGCCATACCCGCACGTGTTCTCATGCTTTATAGTGTATAACTGAATCCACCGTTTTCCAAGTGCATATATAGTACTAGCAAATAAAGGGTATATATGAGTACTTGTTTAACAGAAGCTAGCAATTAAATGTGTAGCTCTAATAATTATGAAATCCAGTTACTAATCATTTAACTaagttaattaatattaaatgttatCTGTCTTGCAGGAGGAATATAGCCTAAGTTTGTTCTTTAAAGGCTATACAGAGGGTAGACTTGACTTGGCTGGCTGGCCCCAAATGCTAAAGTTAAATGATTGGCCTGAATCTGGTTCGTTTGAGGATCGTCTCCCACGTCATAACGTGGAGTTCTTAAGCGCTTTGCCGTTCAAGGAGTACACACATCCACAGAGCGGCTACTTGAACCTTGCTGTCAAGTTACCGGAGGGCCATCTGAAGCCAGACACAGGTCCCAAACTATATACCGCTTATGGCTTTTCCCAGCAACTCGGACGTGGTGATTCCGTCTCCAAACTCAGCTATCATGACTCTGACGCAGTATGATCTCCTTTATAATTACAATTAGTTCTGTTCAGTGATTacctataaaattaaatataattgagcTAGAAGTTTTCTGTGTAAAGTAGAATACGTAAACCAcattattcaaattgaataacTCTTACCATTATTATGTCTTCTGTCGAAGGTATACGTGCTAACTCATGTCAAAGAGATGACATTCACTCCTTCTGAGCTTGCTAAGATGGAACAGCTGAAGGAGAAGCACCGTGTTCAGGACGAGAGAGAAATATATGCAGAGGGTGACATGGGAAATGGACCGGAGCCGCAGCTGGAATCCAATGATCCAGAAGAGCTGCAAAACCCAAAGAGCGGTGCCCTCTGGGACATTTACCGCAGAGAAGATGCTTTCAAATTGAAAGAATATCTGAGAAGGCATTTTAAAGAGTTCAGACATACATATTGCTTGCCGTTAAAGCAGGTACCCTTATAACTACTACTTGATGATAATTTCTTGTCGATCAGAATAGATGgatataatgattttattttgcCAGGGTGTTGATCCCATATATGATGGGGTATTTTACCTCAACGCCGAGCATCAAAGAAGACTTAAAGAGGAATATGGCAAGTTTTCATATATAGAATTTACATAgacattttctttttatttgatatgaaattgcctggaataataattttttctatttCTAGGAATTGAACCATGGAGGGTGGTTCAAAATCTAGGAGATGCAATTTTCATTCCTGCCGGCTGTCCTTTTCAAGTTAGAAACTTGAAGGTGAGATTTCAACAAAAGCTCTTAATTTACAAGTCAATCACCGTAATGTTTTTGATTtcttgttaaaattaaaatatcttcTGTTGTTCATAgcaatttattttatcatgatAAGAATTTCTGACATTTCATGGTGTCCTccttgattaaaaattatttaaatatttatttttgttcataacaatatatttta
Coding sequences:
- the LOC135152651 gene encoding lysine-specific demethylase JMJ29-like: MERKTQELVASRSRIERSRKRKQLYQLDGSDSFDSSTSKDAYKPRRRKIEKNRSGGEQKYCHQCKRNDGHVVTCNRCERKRYCTSCISKNYPQMNEEDFLMECPFCRDICNCKSCLRLELPEKNETRMSEGDKKNYAKYLLRRLLPYVKQINEEQSLEKEMEAQIRGLPFSEVKVQQADCYVNERLNCNWCETSIADYHRSCTKCPYDLCISCCRDLRAGSLQAGHPGSMNQYKNPGVGYLHGETCKPARSNRTVGTSTATKDGGSRGKAKLPEWRPNKDGSISCPPESLGGCGKGILRLNQVLRDGWLSNVILKAEELCQQYNLDGMPDPTHGCSCCDLAAGDDTATEKIRKAIDIQAGDHKHFQAHWSKGEPVIVTGGLDRTYGLSWEPMVMSRAMHDKSRTGVTVLNCLNWCKEEYSLSLFFKGYTEGRLDLAGWPQMLKLNDWPESGSFEDRLPRHNVEFLSALPFKEYTHPQSGYLNLAVKLPEGHLKPDTGPKLYTAYGFSQQLGRGDSVSKLSYHDSDAVYVLTHVKEMTFTPSELAKMEQLKEKHRVQDEREIYAEGDMGNGPEPQLESNDPEELQNPKSGALWDIYRREDAFKLKEYLRRHFKEFRHTYCLPLKQVPL